A window of Piliocolobus tephrosceles isolate RC106 chromosome 13, ASM277652v3, whole genome shotgun sequence contains these coding sequences:
- the LOC111520595 gene encoding LOW QUALITY PROTEIN: putative uncharacterized protein MRGPRG-AS1 (The sequence of the model RefSeq protein was modified relative to this genomic sequence to represent the inferred CDS: inserted 1 base in 1 codon), with product MDLASEITFVTPVSSLWSSRRXPAGCPAPSIVARGFETHSAARVAQGHLLLPCLPALPQMLVLAGLRDLSRHGSTSSLRSLSRPVSTRPCKPSFPASCLGETSSISINLVGSSGPLQSPGAQRDTQRENTCLGPSWPPRRRRWDGELSVSHSAQGEEF from the exons ATGGACTTGGCTTCAGAAATCACTTTTGTAACACCAGTCAGCAGCCTGTGGAGCTCTAGGC TGCCTGCCGGCTGCCCAGCCCCCAGCATTGTTGCACGTGGCTTTGAAACGCACAGCGCAGCTCGTGTGGCCCAGGGGCACCTGCTGCTACCCTGCCTGCCGGCTCTGCCCCAGATGCTGGTCCTCGCTGGTCTCCGGGACCTCTCCCGGCACGGCTCCACCTCCTCCCTGAGGTCACTGTCCAGGCCTGTTTCAACTAGGCCCTGCAagccctccttccctgcctcctgtttGGGTGAAACTTCGAGCATCTCTATTAACTTAGTTGGTAGCTCCGGTCCCCTGCAGTCGCCGGGGGCCCAGAGGGACACACAGAGGGAGAACACCTGCCTGGGTCCCTCCTGGCCGCCTCGCCGTCGGAGGTGGGATGGGGAGCTCAGCGTCAGCCACAGTGCACAAGGTGAAGAGTTTTGA
- the MRGPRG gene encoding mas-related G-protein coupled receptor member G: MFGLLGLWRTFHSVVFYLTLIVGLGGLVGNGLVLWNLGFHIRKGPFSVYLLHLAAADFLFLSCHVGFSVAEAVLGAQDTLYSVLTFLWFAVGLSLLAAFSVERCLSDLFPTCYQGCRPRHTSAILCALVWALTLPAVLLPANACGLLRNSMRLLVCLSYHVASVIWLLVLVCVACTAGMVLFVWVTCCSTRPRPRFYGIVLGALFLLFFCGLPLVLYWSLQPLLNFLPFMFSPLATLLACVNSSSKPLIYLASGRQPGKREPLRLVLRRALGEGAEQGARGQSLPMGLL; encoded by the coding sequence ATGTTCGGGCTGCTCGGCCTCTGGAGAACCTTCCACAGCGTGGTCTTCTACCTCACGCTGATCGTGGGCCTTGGGGGACTGGTAGGTAACGGGCTGGTGCTCTGGAACCTCGGCTTCCACATCAGGAAGGGCCCCTTCTCCGTCTACCTGCTGCACCTGGCTGCCGCCGACTTCCTGTTCCTCTCCTGCCACGTGGGCTTCTCTGTGGCAGAGGCTGTCCTGGGTGCCCAGGACACACTCTACTCCGTGCTCACCTTCCTGTGGTTCGCGGTGGGGCTCTCGCTGCTGGCGGCCTTCAGCGTGGAGCGCTGCCTCTCCGACCTCTTCCCCACCTGCTACCAGGGCTGCCGGCCCAGACACACCTCGGCCATCCTCTGCGCCCTGGTGTGGGCCCTGACTCTGCCAGCCGTGCTGTTGCCCGCCAACGCCTGCGGCCTGCTGCGCAACAGCATGCGCCTCCTGGTCTGCCTGAGCTACCATGTGGCCAGCGTCATCTGGCTCCTGGTGCTGGTCTGCGTGGCCTGCACGGCTGGCATGGTCCTCTTTGTCTGGGTGACCTGCTGCTCCACGCGCCCGCGGCCCAGGTTCTACGGCATCGTCCTGGGCGCGCTGTTCCTGCTCTTCTTCTGTGGCCTGCCCTTGGTCCTCTACTGGAGCCTGCAGCCCCTGCTGAACTTCCTGCCGTTCATGTTTTCCCCGCTGGCCACACTGCTGGCCTGTGTCAACAGCAGCTCCAAGCCCCTCATCTACTTGGCGTCGGGCCGGCAGCCCGGGAAGCGGGAGCCACTGCGGCTGGTGCTGCGGAGGGCCCTGGGGGAGGGTGCTGAGCAGGGTGCCAGGGGACAGTCCCTGCCCATGGGCCTCCTATAG
- the MRGPRE gene encoding mas-related G-protein coupled receptor member E — MESREAGQQAGAADGAQEDVAFNLVILSLTEGLGLGGLLGNGAVLWLLSSNVYRNPFAIYLLDVACADLIFLGCHMVAIIPDLLQGRLDFPGFVQTSLATLRFFCYIVGLSLLVAVSVEQCLAALFPAWYSCRRPRHLTTCVCALTWACCLLLHLLLSGACTQFFGEPSRHLCRTLWLVAAVLLAVLCCTMCGASLMLLLQVERGPQRPPPRGFPTLILLAVLLFLFCGLPFGIYWLSRNLLWHIPHYFYHFSFLMAAVYCAAKPVVYFCLGSVQGRRLPLRLVLQRALGDEAELGAVRETSRRGLVDIAA, encoded by the coding sequence aTGGAGTCCAGAGAAGCTGGACAGCAGGCAGGGGCTGCCGACGGCGCCCAGGAGGATGTGGCCTTCAACCTCGTCATCCTGTCCCTCACTGAGGGGCTCGGCCTCGGTGGGCTGCTGGGGAATGGGGCGGTCCTCTGGCTGCTCAGCTCCAACGTCTACAGAAACCCCTTCGCCATCTACCTCCTGGACGTGGCCTGCGCGGACCTCATCTTCCTCGGCTGCCACATGGTGGCCATCATCCCTGACTTGCTGCAAGGCCGGCTGGACTTCCCCGGCTTcgtgcagaccagcctggccacgcTGCGCTTCTTCTGCTACATCGTGGGCCTGAGTCTCCTGGTGGCCGTCAGCGTGGAGCAGTGCCTGGCCGCCCTCTTCCCAGCCTGGTACTCGTGCCGCCGCCCCCGCCACCTGACCACCTGCGTGTGTGCCCTCACCTGGGCCTGTTGCCTGCTGCTGCACCTGCTGCTCAGCGGTGCCTGCACCCAGTTCTTCGGGGAGCCCAGCCGCCACCTGTGCCGGACACTGTGGCTGGTAGCAGCGGTGCTGCTGGCTGTGCTGTGTTGCACCATGTGTGGGGCCAGCCTTATGCTGCTGCTGCAAGTGGAGCGAGGCCCCCAGCGGCCCCCGCCCCGGGGCTTCCCCACGCTCATCCTCCTGGccgtcctcctcttcctcttctgcgGCCTGCCCTTCGGCATCTACTGGCTGTCCCGGAACCTGCTCTGGCACATCCCCCACTACTTTTACCACTTCAGCTTCCTCATGGCCGCCGTGTACTGCGCAGCCAAGCCCGTCGTCTACTTCTGCCTGGGCAGTGTCCAGGGCCGCAGGCTGCCCCTCCGGCTGGTCCTCCAGCGAGCGCTGGGAGACGAGGCTGAGCTGGGGGCCGTCAGGGAGACCTCCCGCCGGGGCCTGGTGGACATAGCAGCCTGA